The Halanaerobium saccharolyticum subsp. saccharolyticum DSM 6643 genomic sequence ATGAAAGTTGCACATTACCTCTGCAAAGTGTTAAAATATTAGCAGGAGGGTATACTCTATGAAAAACAATAACGGAGAAAGTAAATTGGAGAAAACTGCTCGCGAGGGAGCTTTTGGATCTAAAGAGATAAAAAAAGGAGAAAAGAATAGATTTTTGGGTGAATTTGAAGAAAGGGTAATTGCTTATTTAACTGAAGACCAAATTAAAGAAAAGGCATTATATCCTGAAGTCAAAGGCGCTTTAAAAAATGACGAAGCATATAAATTGATTATTAGGGGAGATATTGCTAAAAATCATATTTCAAAATATATAGAATGGGCGCGAAAAGAAGGGGTTCGTTTTAATAGAAAAAACTCACCTGAATTCCGTGGAGATGTAGCTTTGGCAGTTGTTGGAAAAGATGCAGTATCACAACAATTTGGCAGGATTCCTGAGCGAGAAGAAAAGTTGCAAAAAAAGGGAGTATCTGATAAAATTATAAAGAATGCAGGCTCTTTGCTCTGCAGTGATTGTTGGAAGGAATTAATGGACAAAGCGCCGGAAGAAAAAATTAATTATAAAAAAGCTGGCATATTTGATAAAATAACAGGTACAAGCTGTATAGGCTGCCAAAAAAAATAATTGTCATTACTATGATAAAATTTGACTGAAGCGGCCTTTAAAGGCGTGATTTATTTAGAAAGGGGCTTTTAGAGGTGGACAAGTATATTATTCAAGGTTTGAATCCACTTGAAGGAGAAATTAAAGTTGGAGGATCAAAAAATGCGGCATTACCAATTATAGCTGCATCACTACTTGCTGATTCTGGAGTAGTTTTAGAAGATATTCCAAGACTTAGAGATGTAACAAATTTATGTAGTATAATTGAAGAAATGGGTGCAAAAGTTAAGCGGGATCGGAATCGTATAGAAATTGATCCCACTGCAGTTTCCAAAACAGAGGCAGATCATGAGCTAGCTAGAAAATTACGGGCTTCATATTATATTTTAGGCGTAATGCTTGCTAAATCAGGACATGCCAGAACAACATTACCTGGCGGTTGTAATATCGGTAATCGGCCTATTGACCTTCATTTGAAGGGCTTTAGAGCTTTAGGTGCAGAAGTTAATCTGGACCATGGAGTTGTGGATGTTAAGGCTGATAATTTAACCGGAGCAGAAATTTATCTGGACTATCCAAGTGTTGGGGCAACGATCAATATTATGATTGCTGCCAGCAGAGCAGAAGGAAAAACAGTGATTGAAAATGCTGCTCGTGAACCTGAAATTGTAGATTTAGCGAACTTCCTGACCGTTATGGGAGCTAAAATTAAAGGTGTAGGTACAGATATAATAAAAATTGAAGGTGTAGATGAGATGCATGGAGTTGAGCATCGTATTATACCTGATAGAATTGAAGCTGGTACATATATGATAGCATCTGCTATTACTGCTGGAGATGTTTTTGTGCGTAATGTCTTGACTGAACACGTAAAACCATTAATTGCAAAGATGCATGAGATGGGTATTACTGTTGAAGAAGATATTGCAGGAGTTAGAGTCAAAGCAAGCAAAAATTTGAAATCTGTTGATGTTAAAACTTTACCATATCCTGGTTTTCCTACAGATATGCAGTCTCAAATGATGGCTTTACTAACTCAAACTGATGAAACAAGTTTAATTATTGAAACAGTTTGGGAGAATCGATTTATGCATGTAGATGAATTGAAAAGAATGGGAGCAGATATAAAAATTGATGGACACAGTGCCCTCATCAAACCTGGGCGCCTGAGTGGTGCCGAAGTAAGAGCTACAGATTTGAGAGCAGGAGCTGCACTTATTCTGGCAGGATTGGCTGCTGAAGGGCAAACAGAAGTAAAAGATATTTATCATGTTGAGCGAGGTTATGAAAATATAGAAAAGAGGCTCCGGGGAGTTGGAGCATCAATAAATAAAGTATCTGAGTAAATAAAACCTGCCGCTGATATTTCAGCGGTTTTCTGTTTTGAAATCAATTTGAGTTTTTCAATAAAACAAGGTGGTGAAGAAAATGATTACAACAGTTACATTAAACCCTGCAATTGACCGCGAATATTTTGTAGATAAAAATGAGGTTATGAAAAATCAATTTATTTATAGTGAAGAAGATTTAAAGGTTTATCCTGGTGGTAAAGGTTTAATTAGTGCAATTAACTTTAAATCACTCGGTTATGAAGATGTACAAAATATTGGTTTTGTTGGTGGTAAGCAGGGGTTGTTTTTTGAAAAAATGGTTCAAAAACATGATATTATCAGTAATTATATCCCTGTAGAAAGTGAAATAAGAAATAATGTTAAGGTGATTGGTAAAGATCCTGCAACTTATACTCAATACAATGACTATACATTTAGAGTCGAAAAAGAAGAAGTAGAAGAATTAATAAAACGTTTTAAAAGATCAATCTCAGAAAGTGAATGCATTTTAATTTCAGGTTCAGTTCCAGCTGGGGTGGATTTTGATATTTATCAACGCTTAATAAAAATTTCCAAAGATCTTGGAAAAAAAGTATTTCTTCAGGCAAGTGGTGAGGCTTTAAAATTGGCTTTAGCATCAGAGCCGGATATTGTAGCTCCTTACTTTAAACATCACAAATCAATTCTAGATATTGAGATGAACGAAAAAGAAGATTATATTAAAGCTGGAAAGAAGATGCAGGAAATGGGTGCCAAAAGAGTTATGATACCTTTCCACTGTGACCGGATACTCTTTGATGAAAATGGTGATGTTTATCAATTGTCTCCAACCGGATATTGCATTATTAATTGGTTAGGCGCAAGTGATGCCTACAATACTGCCTTTTTAGATTACACTTTTCAAACAGATGACTTTGATTTTATAGAAGCAAATCTCAGGGGTGGATCAGCAGCTTTATGGATTGCAGAAAACAAAGAAGTTTATTTAACTAGTAGAGAAGAATATAGTTGTTGTTTAGATAGATTAGAAATTAATAAGCTGGAGGTGTAAAGATTGAGTATTGTAAGAGATTACATGATTAGAACAATGAATTCAGTTACTCCAGATGATAGTATTCGCAAGGCTATAATCTTAATGTATAGATCCGAACATTCGGTCTTACCGGTGGTTGATAATCAAAATAAAATGGTGGGTACAATTTATAGTAATAATATTCTAAAAAATATTATTCCAGAAAGTTTTGGTTTTTTAGACAGCAGCCGTCTTTTTTATGAAGTAAATGAAGCTGTAGAAAATTTAAAGTATGTTAAAGATGAAAAGGTAGAAAAATATATGTCTCGGAACCGAGATGCAGTTAAAGAAAACAGTGATATGAAAAAGATAGCTGATATTATGCTAAATAATAAAGAGTCAATGCTTTTTGTTGTTAATGATGAGAACTATTTAAGGGGCTTTATTGAAAGATCTAATCTACTGCATTACTTATTAGATGAGGCAGAGAATAAAGATGATGAAAAATAAAATATTCTTTGTTTAATAGACTTATAATAATGGATTTATAAGTTTATAAGAAAAATTAAATTAAAAAGGGATGAAATTTATGAATGATATAGTATCTTTTTCAGCACATGATGTTGAGAAATGGATGAGTTTAAATAATATTGCTAACAAAGAACTTTATTTAATTTCTTTTTTACTACTTTTTGCTTTTTTAGTAGTTTTATTAGCTAAAAGATATAGAATTCCAATAGTTGTTGGCTATGTATTTTTAGGTATTATATTAAGTCCTGATATAATATCAATTATTCCTGCAATAGACCAGGAAATGTCTAGAATGTATACTTTTATTTTATCCAATTTAGATTATGTAACTAATATTGCCCTTGCCTTCATTGCCTTTACAATTGGTAGTGAGCTTTCAATAAAAACTATCAAAAGGCTTGGAAAAAGTATATTTTCGATAGCAATTATGGAATCTGCTGCGGCTTTTTTAGTGGTTGCTTCAGCGGTTTATCTTATTGGACGTCCACTTTATATGGCTCTTTTATTTGGGGCAATTGCTTCTGCTACCGCTCCCGCTGCAACAGTAATGGTTTTAAAAGAATATAATGCAGAAGGTCCATTAACTTCAACAATTATGGCGGTTGTTGGCCTTGATGATGCTTTTGCTTTAATTATTTTTTCTTTAATTAACCCGATTGCTTATTCGCAGTATCAAGGTGGAGGCACAATCAACTTATCAGAAATCATTGTTGTGCCCTTAATCGAAATTTTCGGGGCAATAATTTTAGGGTTATTTTTTGGTTACATAACTCAATATCTATTAATCAAATTTAGTGAAAAAACTCGTAAAATATTAACTATTGTTACAGCAATTACTTTAAGTTCTGCTCTTTCGATTTACTTTGGCTTTTCAGCATTAATAGCAAATATGTCTGTTGGTTTTGCAGTTCGTAACTTTGCTAAAAAGAATTTGGAAATTTCAGAGGAAATGGACACACTAACAGTACCACTTTATGCAATGTTTTTTATAATAGCAGGTACAGAAATCAGATTTTCAGAGATGGGTTCCCTTAGTTTTCTGCTGATAGCATTTGTTTATTTAACTGCGCGTATCATCGGTAAGGTGGGGGGGTCAACTCTAGCAGCGAGATTTTCTGGAGCCCCGGAATCAGTACAAAAATACATTGGACTTGGACTTTTACCTCAGAGTGGGGTAGCTATTGCTTTGGCCTATTCAGTCCAAAAACAGTATGTTCAAGATACTCAGGTTGGGCTTTTGATTTTTAACACTTTGCTGCTTACTGCAGCGATAACTGAAGTTTTTGGTCCCTTAATGACAAAATACGCTGTCATTCAGTCCGGAGAAGGAAAAATGGATTAGCTGATCTAGCTTTCACACAAAGATCACAATTATTTTAATTTTATTTTAAGATTGATAGTTTATAATGGGGTGTGAGAATGGAAAACAATGTAGAAGCGGCAATTGAGCTTGAACAACTACAGCATTGGTTTCATATCAATGAGCTGCAGACTAGAGCAATTTATTTAATTGCGTTTTTTCTCGTACTGGCGATGCTGGCGATAATATTTTCTAAAAAATACAGTTTACCAATTGTAGTAGGTTATGTTTTATTTGGGATAGTAATCAGTCCAGATATTTTAAATTTAATTCCATTTTTGGAAAGTGAATTTCACAGTTGGTATGAGTTTTTAATTATAAAACTAGACTATATTACTCAAATTGCACTAGCTTTTATAGTTTTTACAATTGGTAGTGAACTTTCATTAAGAACTTTTAAAAGGCTTGGTAAAAGTATATATATTATAACTATTTTTGAAGCTCTTGGAGGGGCTATAATTTCAGCTTTAGCCGTCTATATAATTGGAGCCCCAATTTATATGGCACTTCTTTTGGGTGCTATTGCTGCAGCTTCAGCTCCCGCTTCAACAATAATGGTTTTAAAAGAATATAATGCGGAAGGACCTCTCAGTTCGACTTTGATGGCGGTAGTAGGTTTAGATAATACCTTATCCCTAATTCTTTTTGCTCTGATCAGTCCAGTTGCTATGATGTTTATTGGCGCAGGAGAAGCTTTGTCGATTCAGCTGCTTTTGGTTCCAATGGTAGAAATTTCAGCAGCCATAATAATTGGATTATTGATTGGATATTTAACTCAGCATTATATCAGTATGGTAGATGATAAAACTAAAAAAGTTGTAGCAATTTTGACTTCGGTAGTCTTAAGTTCAGCTTTGAGCTTAGTTTTTGGATTATCATCCTTAATTGCTAATTTAGCACTCGGCTTTGCAATCAGGAACTTTGCTGAAAAGAATCTTGATATTTCAGAATATCTAGACACTTTAACAATACCATTATATGCAATGTTCTTTATTTTTGCTGGTGCAGAAATCAGGTTTTCGCAGATGGGATCTTCAGTTTTTTTAATTACAGCTTTTGTTTTTTTAGTATCAAGAATTATTGGTAAATATGGAGGTGCAATGTTAGCAGGCCAGTTTTTTGATGTATCTCCTGTAGTAAAGAAATATATTGGTCTTGGTTTGTTTCCTCAGGGTGGAGTTGCTATAGCTCTAGCTTTTTCAGTTCAAAAACAGTTTACAGTAGTTTCAGATGTTTCTTTAATGATATTCAATATGGTAATTTTAACAGCAGCTTTGACTGAGATTTTTGGTCCTTTATTTACAAAAGCAGCAGTTATAAAATCCGGAGAAGCCGAAAAGCGTTAAAGTTGTCAACAGAGGATTGTAGTACTGTTCTTTTTAGAAAAATTACATTAAAAGGATGTTAAAATTACTGATGATTTAAAAAGTAATTAACAGAGGGGAGTAATCTATTGAATATATTAAATAAATTCAGCAAAAAAATTGCGATTGACCTTGGAACAGCAACAGTAATCATTTATGAAAGTGGTAAAGGAATTGTTTTGCAGGAACCTTCCTTTGTTGCTTTAGACTCAAAATCAAATAAGATAATTGCCGTTGGCGAAGAAGCTCGAAGAATGTTAGGGAGGACTCCAGCCAATATAAAGGTGGTTCGCCCATTAAAAGATGGAGTAATAGCAGATTTTGAAGTTGCAGAAATGATGCTC encodes the following:
- a CDS encoding YueI family protein; amino-acid sequence: MKNNNGESKLEKTAREGAFGSKEIKKGEKNRFLGEFEERVIAYLTEDQIKEKALYPEVKGALKNDEAYKLIIRGDIAKNHISKYIEWARKEGVRFNRKNSPEFRGDVALAVVGKDAVSQQFGRIPEREEKLQKKGVSDKIIKNAGSLLCSDCWKELMDKAPEEKINYKKAGIFDKITGTSCIGCQKK
- a CDS encoding UDP-N-acetylglucosamine 1-carboxyvinyltransferase is translated as MDKYIIQGLNPLEGEIKVGGSKNAALPIIAASLLADSGVVLEDIPRLRDVTNLCSIIEEMGAKVKRDRNRIEIDPTAVSKTEADHELARKLRASYYILGVMLAKSGHARTTLPGGCNIGNRPIDLHLKGFRALGAEVNLDHGVVDVKADNLTGAEIYLDYPSVGATINIMIAASRAEGKTVIENAAREPEIVDLANFLTVMGAKIKGVGTDIIKIEGVDEMHGVEHRIIPDRIEAGTYMIASAITAGDVFVRNVLTEHVKPLIAKMHEMGITVEEDIAGVRVKASKNLKSVDVKTLPYPGFPTDMQSQMMALLTQTDETSLIIETVWENRFMHVDELKRMGADIKIDGHSALIKPGRLSGAEVRATDLRAGAALILAGLAAEGQTEVKDIYHVERGYENIEKRLRGVGASINKVSE
- a CDS encoding 1-phosphofructokinase family hexose kinase is translated as MITTVTLNPAIDREYFVDKNEVMKNQFIYSEEDLKVYPGGKGLISAINFKSLGYEDVQNIGFVGGKQGLFFEKMVQKHDIISNYIPVESEIRNNVKVIGKDPATYTQYNDYTFRVEKEEVEELIKRFKRSISESECILISGSVPAGVDFDIYQRLIKISKDLGKKVFLQASGEALKLALASEPDIVAPYFKHHKSILDIEMNEKEDYIKAGKKMQEMGAKRVMIPFHCDRILFDENGDVYQLSPTGYCIINWLGASDAYNTAFLDYTFQTDDFDFIEANLRGGSAALWIAENKEVYLTSREEYSCCLDRLEINKLEV
- a CDS encoding CBS domain-containing protein codes for the protein MSIVRDYMIRTMNSVTPDDSIRKAIILMYRSEHSVLPVVDNQNKMVGTIYSNNILKNIIPESFGFLDSSRLFYEVNEAVENLKYVKDEKVEKYMSRNRDAVKENSDMKKIADIMLNNKESMLFVVNDENYLRGFIERSNLLHYLLDEAENKDDEK
- a CDS encoding cation:proton antiporter, with amino-acid sequence MNDIVSFSAHDVEKWMSLNNIANKELYLISFLLLFAFLVVLLAKRYRIPIVVGYVFLGIILSPDIISIIPAIDQEMSRMYTFILSNLDYVTNIALAFIAFTIGSELSIKTIKRLGKSIFSIAIMESAAAFLVVASAVYLIGRPLYMALLFGAIASATAPAATVMVLKEYNAEGPLTSTIMAVVGLDDAFALIIFSLINPIAYSQYQGGGTINLSEIIVVPLIEIFGAIILGLFFGYITQYLLIKFSEKTRKILTIVTAITLSSALSIYFGFSALIANMSVGFAVRNFAKKNLEISEEMDTLTVPLYAMFFIIAGTEIRFSEMGSLSFLLIAFVYLTARIIGKVGGSTLAARFSGAPESVQKYIGLGLLPQSGVAIALAYSVQKQYVQDTQVGLLIFNTLLLTAAITEVFGPLMTKYAVIQSGEGKMD
- a CDS encoding cation:proton antiporter, translated to MENNVEAAIELEQLQHWFHINELQTRAIYLIAFFLVLAMLAIIFSKKYSLPIVVGYVLFGIVISPDILNLIPFLESEFHSWYEFLIIKLDYITQIALAFIVFTIGSELSLRTFKRLGKSIYIITIFEALGGAIISALAVYIIGAPIYMALLLGAIAAASAPASTIMVLKEYNAEGPLSSTLMAVVGLDNTLSLILFALISPVAMMFIGAGEALSIQLLLVPMVEISAAIIIGLLIGYLTQHYISMVDDKTKKVVAILTSVVLSSALSLVFGLSSLIANLALGFAIRNFAEKNLDISEYLDTLTIPLYAMFFIFAGAEIRFSQMGSSVFLITAFVFLVSRIIGKYGGAMLAGQFFDVSPVVKKYIGLGLFPQGGVAIALAFSVQKQFTVVSDVSLMIFNMVILTAALTEIFGPLFTKAAVIKSGEAEKR